AGGTATCCCAGACCCAGGCGCGCACGCATGTACATGGGCTTGTTCGTGATGTCGATATCGTCGAGTGTCACCCTGCCCTCGTCGGGTTTGACCAGACCGACCATCATATAAAACGAGGTCGTCTTCCCCGCGCCGTTAGGGCCCAGCAGGCCGACAGTCTCGCCTGTGGACATAGACAGGCAGACATCACTCACCACGCGGCGTCCCTTGTATATTTTAACCAGGTTATGTGCTTGGAGCTTCACTTAGGGGCTACAGCCTCTTTCTTTGGAGTTACTTCAATCCTGCTCAGACCCGGGCTGCTCTCCAGCTTGAAACCCGGTCCCGCAGCGGACTTGAGGTCTATGGCGGCTTTATCGCCAGTCATAACGGCAGGCTCGGAATAGAGCGCAGGGTTTGTATTTACTATCTTTACGTTGCCGACAAGATAAGCCTTTTGCTCGATACCGTCATAGGTCGCGTTATCGGCTGTGGCTGTAGTGGTTGTTCTGACGCCGGTCTTTGGGTCGCATGTGGTATAGATCAGCTTAACAGGACCGCTGAGATCGGCTGATTTGATTGCGCCCATAGTACCTGCGGCAGAACCTATAATCACAGTCATTTTACTGGATTCAGCCTCAAAGAACGTTCCAGCAGCCTGATCGATCATTTTGGCGTATGCATTTTTATCGGCGACTACTTTATATGAACCGTCTACAGACTGTCCGTCTATTGTCGAAGCAATGATGGTAACGCCGTTGCCGTCGTATCGTGTCAATGCGAAAGCTGGTGCGATTATTGGTATGCATAAAGCTATGTGTGCAGCTATAAGCAGCGCCTCTCGGCTAAGCTTGGTCCGCTTGAATATACTCATCTCGGCGCTACAATCCTTTCCCCGAGTCCAGGACTTTTATACTCTTCATTGCAGTATCGGCAACGAATGCCGCGCCCTGCATATTTCCCATGGTGGAGTTAATCTTCACCCCTCCATCTCCGACGACCTTCTGCTCCCTGGCATACCACTTCATCCACTGCGACCTGACCGTGGTATTTCTCTCCAGAGATTTCAGAGTCACTCCGCCGGTGGCGGTCACTATACGCTTTGTGGTATCGGCAATGACCTTTGGTGCGGTCATGGCAGCCACAAGCTTGCCGTTTTCATAGAGCTTGCCGGAGAAATTTGTGAGCTGGCCTATCCTGGTGACCTCGCCGCCGCTGACTTCCTTGGCCGAAGCGCTCATACGCACATGACCGTTTTCGACCCAACTGAAAGTGACACCCTGCTGGCTGAACTGCAGCTTTGGCCCCTCATCGACCTTGGGCGGCGTATATACCTGCGGCTTCTTTTCACTTTTTTTTGTATCCGGCTGACTCTGGGCAGTTTGTGTCTTGTTATCACCTGCTTGGGCGGTCGGGATCTGCGAAACACTCGGCTGACGATTTCCGCAGCCAGCAATCGACAACGCCACAACCGCGCTTAGAATCAGAACTAAACTCTTCAAGTTAAAACGCATAAATATCCCCTCGGCGGGATCCGCAGGACCCACACTAGGAATTGACGGGGAAGCGAACCGGGTCTTGCCAAACCAAGTTTATCACAAGTGGAGCCAGTTCGCAAAATCACATTGCCGCAATGGCATATCTATTTGGGAGAAACTGAGGATTTTACCCTCAGACTCCCACAAAGGGCGCTGCCCTTTGATCCCGCCAGGAGCCGAGTGGCCCCTGGACCCCCATATCGAACTTGGTTACCCCCGTCCGGGGGTAACCAAGTTCGTGACAGAAGGTCAAGGAAACCTGGTTTCCTTGCAGAGTCAAGAGACAGAGTCTCTTGTGGGGTTTGGGGCAAAGCCCCAATCTCCCCAATTTGATATATGCCTTACCGCCAATGAGAGTCGGGCAGGAGTTTCTTCATGGCGGCGATTTCGTCACGAAGTTGGGCGGCGCGCTCGAAGTCCAAGTCTTTGGCGGCTTTCTTCATCTCACGCTCGGTCTTGGCAATAGCGCTGAGCAGATCGTCGAGCGAAAGGGGCTTTTTATCGGCTTTTTCGCCGGACTTCTCATATGTGTAGGCGTCGATGTCCTTACCGGTCTCTATGAGGTCGCGAACGGCCTTAGCGATGGTTTTAGGAGTTATACCGTGCTCCCGGTTATACTCTGCCTGGATTGCACGCCTGCGGTTTGTCTCGTCTATAGCGCGGCGCATGGAATCGGTTACATTGTCGGCATACATTATCACCTTGCCGGATACATTTCGGGCAGCGCGGCCTATTGTCTGGATGAGCGATGTCTCCGAGCGAAGAAAACCCTCTTTATCGGCGTCTAGGATGGCCACGAGTGAGACTTCAGGCAGGTCGAGACCTTCACGCAGCAAATTGATACCGACAATTACATCGTGCACGCCGAGCCGGAGATCGCGCAGTATTTCAGTGCGCTCAAGAGTCTTGATCTCGGAGTGCAGATAGTTCACCTTAAGGCCAAGCTCATGCAAATATTCGCTGAGGTCCTCGGCCATTTTCTTGGTCAGAGTAGTGACCAGAACCCTCTCGCCCTTTTCCGTGCGGCGCTTGATCTCGTCTATCAGGTCGTCTATCTGGCCGATGGTAGGCCTGACCTCGACTTCGGGGTCCAGGAGGCCTGTCGGGCGGATCAACTGCTCCACTGTCTGAGAGCAGTTTTTGGTTTCAAACGGGCCGGGAGTCGCCGAAACAAAGACAGCCTGGTTAACCAGCTTCTCGAACTCGGCAAACTTCAATGGACGGTTGTCCAAGGCTGAAGGCAGTCTGAACCCGTATTCGACCAGGGTCTCCTTACGCGAACGGTCGCCCGCATACATTGCGCCAAGCTGAGGGATGGTCTGGTGAGACTCGTCAATGAAGATCATGAAGTCCTCTGGGAAATACTCTACCAGAGTGTGGGGAGTGCTGCCGGGCGGACGACCGTCCAAGATTCGCGAATAGTTTTCGATGCCGCTGCAGTATCCGAGTTCGCGCATCATCTCCATATCGAACCTGGTGCGCTGCTCAATACGCTGGGCTTCAAGAAGCATGTTTCTATCGGTAAAATATTTTACGCGCTCATCAAGCTCGCGTTCGATCTCAACTAATGCTTTTTCCATCTTATCAGCGGGTGTGACGAAGTGGCTCGCGGGATAGATTGTTACAGCGTGATGAGACGATATGACCTCGCCTGTCACTGAATGGATCACATTGATCTTCTCGACCTCATCACCGAAGAACTCCACACGAGTGATGGACTCTTCATCCTTGGGCTGGATCTCGAGTATGTCGCCGCGGACTCTGAATGTCCCGCGGCCCAGGGCGATATCGTTGCGAGTAAACTGCATATCTATCAGCAGGCGCAGGATTTGCTCGCGCTCATATGTTTCGCCGACCCGAAGGGCTAGGACTATCTTTGAATAGTCCT
The Armatimonadota bacterium genome window above contains:
- the lptC gene encoding LPS export ABC transporter periplasmic protein LptC, which codes for MRFNLKSLVLILSAVVALSIAGCGNRQPSVSQIPTAQAGDNKTQTAQSQPDTKKSEKKPQVYTPPKVDEGPKLQFSQQGVTFSWVENGHVRMSASAKEVSGGEVTRIGQLTNFSGKLYENGKLVAAMTAPKVIADTTKRIVTATGGVTLKSLERNTTVRSQWMKWYAREQKVVGDGGVKINSTMGNMQGAAFVADTAMKSIKVLDSGKGL
- the uvrB gene encoding excinuclease ABC subunit UvrB is translated as MGKFRIQADFKPTGDQPKAITQLVEGIEAGYRFQQLLGVTGSGKTFTMANVVEAIQRPTLVIAHNKTLAAQLCSEFREFFPDNAVEYFVSYYDYYLPEAYIPQSDTYIEKDSSVNDEIDRLRHSATQAVIERRDVLIVASVSCIYGIGSKEDYSKIVLALRVGETYEREQILRLLIDMQFTRNDIALGRGTFRVRGDILEIQPKDEESITRVEFFGDEVEKINVIHSVTGEVISSHHAVTIYPASHFVTPADKMEKALVEIERELDERVKYFTDRNMLLEAQRIEQRTRFDMEMMRELGYCSGIENYSRILDGRPPGSTPHTLVEYFPEDFMIFIDESHQTIPQLGAMYAGDRSRKETLVEYGFRLPSALDNRPLKFAEFEKLVNQAVFVSATPGPFETKNCSQTVEQLIRPTGLLDPEVEVRPTIGQIDDLIDEIKRRTEKGERVLVTTLTKKMAEDLSEYLHELGLKVNYLHSEIKTLERTEILRDLRLGVHDVIVGINLLREGLDLPEVSLVAILDADKEGFLRSETSLIQTIGRAARNVSGKVIMYADNVTDSMRRAIDETNRRRAIQAEYNREHGITPKTIAKAVRDLIETGKDIDAYTYEKSGEKADKKPLSLDDLLSAIAKTEREMKKAAKDLDFERAAQLRDEIAAMKKLLPDSHWR